One window of Mesorhizobium loti R88b genomic DNA carries:
- a CDS encoding chromate transporter — MSEPEAPSAPSSSQLFWIFTRIALTSFGGGLSGWLLREFVQNRKWMTQEEFLNGLSISQALPGVNVKNMAVWIGYRLLGWRGAIIGFVGIIVPPAIVIVLLGTLFSSLSRYPLTHVALTGAAAAAVGLSLSMGITAARAVPRNAFPIAIMAATFVAVALLHWPLFWVVLAAGFVSVAYAYARAS, encoded by the coding sequence ATGTCGGAACCGGAAGCACCATCCGCCCCCAGCAGTTCGCAGCTGTTCTGGATTTTCACCCGCATCGCCTTGACGAGTTTCGGCGGTGGACTGAGCGGCTGGCTGCTGCGGGAATTTGTTCAAAACCGCAAATGGATGACGCAGGAGGAATTTCTCAACGGCTTGTCGATTTCCCAGGCGCTGCCGGGTGTGAACGTCAAGAACATGGCGGTCTGGATCGGCTACCGGCTGCTCGGCTGGCGCGGCGCCATCATTGGTTTTGTCGGCATCATCGTTCCGCCAGCCATCGTCATCGTCCTGTTGGGAACGCTGTTCTCCTCGTTATCGCGCTATCCGCTGACGCATGTGGCGTTGACCGGAGCCGCGGCGGCAGCCGTTGGTCTTTCGCTGTCGATGGGCATCACCGCCGCGCGAGCCGTGCCTCGAAACGCCTTTCCCATTGCGATCATGGCCGCCACATTCGTTGCCGTCGCACTTCTGCACTGGCCGCTCTTCTGGGTCGTCCTCGCCGCCGGTTTCGTCAGCGTGGCCTATGCCTACGCCAGGGCAAGTTGA
- a CDS encoding RNA polymerase sigma factor translates to MAMMLDESEASDAELIGRAKGGDRGAFGKLLERHYDFVYRAAYRWCGKKADAEDIAQEVCVRLGKAIRDYRGGGAFTTWLYSVTMNAARDMMRKTARETVKTEAYGVHALISGETPAESEDPAEALWAAVRQLPDKQRDAVLLVYGEGWSHAAAAEAMAISETTVSWHIHEAKKRLKTLMRSAGEV, encoded by the coding sequence ATGGCGATGATGCTGGATGAGAGCGAAGCCTCCGACGCCGAACTGATCGGGCGGGCGAAGGGCGGAGACAGGGGGGCCTTCGGCAAATTGCTGGAGCGTCACTACGACTTCGTCTATCGCGCCGCTTATCGCTGGTGCGGCAAGAAGGCCGATGCCGAAGACATCGCCCAGGAAGTCTGCGTCCGGCTCGGCAAGGCGATCCGCGACTATCGCGGCGGTGGCGCTTTCACGACATGGCTCTATTCCGTGACGATGAATGCGGCGCGCGACATGATGCGCAAGACCGCGCGCGAGACGGTGAAGACCGAGGCTTACGGCGTCCATGCCCTGATTTCAGGAGAGACACCGGCCGAGAGCGAGGATCCCGCCGAGGCACTCTGGGCGGCGGTGCGGCAATTGCCGGACAAGCAGCGCGACGCGGTGCTGCTGGTCTATGGCGAGGGCTGGAGCCACGCGGCCGCCGCCGAGGCGATGGCGATCTCGGAGACGACGGTTTCCTGGCACATCCATGAAGCGAAGAAACGGCTGAAGACGCTGATGCGTTCGGCCGGGGAAGTGTGA
- a CDS encoding VWA domain-containing protein: MVDDNELNRLRDAAVPAPGESAKARAFEAALRAYDQENISAVTQGSVGGLRLTERAQKLWSEIMQKKLIATPALAGLVALPIAGYATFHLLREQPPKFGGDQKITETLADKPATLKPIAAEPKQAPTELAKDKKADADVESRDVREVLVAPSDPAKPEAPQAGGTAQQTAAERGIVAEPAPPAPTGEFALDGAASAPSTSRVARMPAAESKLMAPLPTAPADQIAPQEENRNRIEDFKTNPVHAALADPVSTFSIDVDTASYSFVRRSLKEGSVPQADTVRVEEMINYFPYDWKGPDSASTPFNSTVSVMPTPWNEHTKLMHVAIKGFDIKPTEQPKANLVFLIDVSGSMDEPDKLPLLKSAFRLLVSKLKADDTISIVTYAGEAGTVLMPTKAAEKDKILNAIDNLTPGGSTAGEAGIKEAYKLAQQSFIKDGVNRVMLATDGDFNVGQSDDDDLKRLIEQERKSGVFLSVFGFGHDNLNDQMMQTIAQNGNGTAAYIDTLAEAEKVLVEDASSTLFPIAKDVKIQVEFNPNKVSEYRLIGYETRALNREDFNNDRVDAGDIGSGHSVTAIYEITPKGSGGEQIDPLRYGQATVNNGGVANADEYAFVKIRYKLPTEDVSKLITTPVTSANEVASFDQASTDQRFSVAVAAFGQKLRDEDATAKFGYDKIMEIATAARGADPFGYRSEFLSLVRLASALGGNR, from the coding sequence ATGGTCGACGACAACGAACTCAACAGACTGCGCGACGCAGCCGTACCGGCACCGGGCGAGAGCGCGAAGGCGCGCGCCTTCGAAGCCGCCCTGCGCGCCTATGATCAGGAAAATATTTCCGCTGTCACCCAAGGATCGGTCGGCGGCCTTCGTCTCACAGAGCGAGCACAAAAGCTCTGGAGCGAGATCATGCAAAAGAAACTCATTGCCACGCCGGCCCTTGCCGGGCTTGTCGCCCTGCCGATCGCCGGATACGCCACCTTCCATCTGCTGAGGGAGCAGCCGCCCAAATTCGGCGGCGACCAGAAGATCACCGAGACGCTGGCCGACAAGCCGGCGACCTTGAAGCCGATCGCCGCCGAGCCGAAGCAGGCTCCGACGGAACTGGCGAAGGACAAGAAGGCCGACGCGGATGTGGAAAGCCGCGATGTCCGCGAGGTCCTGGTTGCGCCGTCAGACCCGGCAAAACCGGAAGCGCCCCAGGCCGGTGGGACCGCTCAGCAGACTGCTGCGGAGCGTGGCATAGTTGCCGAGCCGGCACCGCCGGCGCCGACTGGTGAATTCGCATTGGATGGAGCTGCAAGCGCGCCCAGCACGTCGCGGGTTGCCCGTATGCCGGCTGCTGAATCCAAGCTGATGGCGCCGCTGCCCACCGCACCGGCGGACCAGATCGCGCCGCAAGAGGAAAACCGCAACCGCATCGAGGACTTCAAGACCAATCCCGTGCATGCGGCACTCGCAGACCCGGTCTCGACCTTCTCGATCGATGTCGACACTGCCTCCTATTCCTTCGTGCGCCGTTCGCTGAAGGAAGGGTCGGTACCGCAGGCCGACACGGTGCGTGTCGAGGAGATGATCAATTACTTCCCCTATGACTGGAAGGGGCCGGACTCGGCGTCGACGCCATTCAACTCGACCGTCAGCGTCATGCCGACGCCGTGGAACGAGCACACCAAGCTGATGCATGTCGCCATCAAGGGCTTCGACATCAAGCCGACCGAGCAGCCGAAGGCCAATCTGGTGTTCCTGATCGATGTCTCGGGTTCGATGGACGAGCCGGACAAGCTGCCGCTGCTCAAATCGGCATTCCGCCTGCTGGTCAGCAAGCTGAAGGCCGACGACACGATCTCCATCGTCACCTATGCCGGAGAGGCCGGCACCGTGCTGATGCCGACCAAGGCTGCCGAAAAGGACAAGATTCTCAATGCCATCGACAATCTGACGCCCGGCGGTTCGACGGCCGGTGAGGCCGGCATCAAGGAAGCCTACAAGCTTGCCCAGCAATCCTTCATCAAGGACGGTGTCAACCGGGTGATGCTGGCCACCGATGGCGACTTCAATGTCGGCCAGAGCGACGATGATGATCTGAAGCGCCTGATCGAACAGGAGCGCAAGTCCGGCGTCTTCCTGTCGGTGTTCGGCTTCGGCCACGACAATCTGAACGACCAGATGATGCAGACCATTGCCCAGAACGGCAACGGCACCGCTGCCTATATCGATACGCTGGCCGAAGCGGAGAAGGTGCTGGTCGAGGATGCCTCTTCGACGCTGTTCCCGATCGCCAAGGACGTGAAGATCCAGGTCGAGTTCAATCCGAACAAAGTCTCGGAATACCGGCTGATTGGCTACGAGACCCGGGCGCTCAACCGCGAGGACTTCAACAATGACCGGGTCGATGCCGGCGATATCGGCTCGGGCCATTCCGTCACCGCGATCTACGAGATCACGCCGAAAGGCAGCGGCGGCGAACAGATCGACCCGCTGCGCTACGGCCAGGCAACGGTGAACAATGGCGGCGTCGCCAATGCGGACGAATATGCCTTCGTCAAGATCCGCTACAAGCTGCCGACCGAGGACGTCTCGAAGCTGATCACCACGCCGGTGACATCAGCCAACGAGGTGGCGTCCTTCGACCAGGCCAGCACCGACCAGCGTTTCTCCGTCGCGGTTGCCGCCTTCGGCCAGAAGCTGCGCGACGAAGATGCGACCGCCAAGTTCGGTTACGACAAGATCATGGAGATTGCCACTGCCGCCCGAGGAGCCGACCCGTTTGGGTACAGGTCAGAGTTCCTCTCACTCGTGCGCCTTGCCTCGGCGCTGGGCGGTAACCGGTAG
- the bmt gene encoding betaine--homocysteine S-methyltransferase, with translation MTTTNPIDALLAEKGVLLADGATGTNLFAMGLEAGEAPELLNETAPDTITSLHQNFVDAGADIILTNSFGGTRHRLKLHHAQDRVHALNKRAAEIARAVADKAGRKVIVAGSVGPTGELLVPLGAMTYDEAVEAFAEQIEGLKEGGAEVAWIETMSAPDEIRAAAEAAIRVGLPYTYTGSFDTAGRTMMGLLPKDIHGVVDGLSEAPLGVGANCGVGASDILASLLDMTEAKPQATVIVKGNCGIPEFRGTEIHYSGTPELMADYVRLAVDSGAKIIGGCCGTSFQHLAAMRKALDAHTKADRPTVAAIVERIGPMRNKVATENTAETSEARRERRRSRA, from the coding sequence ATGACGACGACCAACCCGATCGATGCGCTGCTGGCTGAAAAGGGTGTGCTGCTGGCCGATGGCGCCACCGGCACCAATCTGTTCGCCATGGGCCTGGAGGCCGGCGAGGCGCCGGAGTTGCTGAACGAGACAGCGCCCGACACCATCACCAGCCTGCATCAGAACTTCGTCGATGCCGGCGCCGACATCATCCTCACCAACTCCTTTGGCGGCACCCGCCATCGGCTCAAGCTCCACCATGCGCAGGACCGTGTGCATGCGCTGAACAAGCGCGCCGCCGAGATTGCGCGCGCGGTTGCCGACAAGGCCGGCCGCAAGGTGATCGTTGCCGGCTCGGTCGGCCCGACCGGCGAACTGCTCGTACCGCTCGGCGCCATGACCTATGACGAGGCGGTCGAGGCCTTTGCCGAACAGATCGAGGGACTCAAGGAAGGCGGCGCTGAAGTCGCCTGGATCGAAACCATGTCGGCGCCCGACGAAATCCGCGCTGCCGCCGAAGCGGCGATCCGCGTCGGCCTGCCCTACACCTATACCGGGTCGTTCGATACCGCGGGCCGCACCATGATGGGCCTGCTGCCCAAGGATATCCACGGCGTCGTTGACGGGCTGTCTGAAGCACCGCTCGGCGTCGGCGCCAATTGCGGCGTCGGTGCCTCCGACATCCTTGCATCGCTGCTCGACATGACCGAGGCGAAACCGCAGGCAACCGTCATCGTCAAGGGCAATTGCGGCATTCCCGAATTCCGCGGCACCGAGATCCACTATTCCGGCACGCCCGAGTTGATGGCCGACTATGTCCGCCTTGCGGTCGATAGCGGCGCGAAAATCATCGGCGGCTGCTGCGGCACCTCGTTCCAGCATCTTGCCGCCATGCGCAAGGCGCTCGACGCGCACACCAAGGCGGATCGCCCGACGGTCGCGGCAATTGTCGAGCGCATCGGCCCGATGCGCAACAAGGTGGCGACCGAAAACACCGCCGAGACCAGCGAAGCCCGCCGCGAACGGCGCCGCAGCCGGGCCTGA
- a CDS encoding DUF1989 domain-containing protein, with amino-acid sequence MPEPRRIVVPPQSGRSIHVKRGDLIRIIDPKGQQVADLWAFATADQLDWLSTSQTRDITERLFPGIGDHFYSAAAKPMLTLVENASPGPHDMLYPACDSALYERAGFPNHPNCRDNLMQALASEGILLPFAPDPVDLFQNSLPQPDGRLVVEASINPPGGNVTLRAEQDLLLVVTACSVDYYPTNGGVCTEIAVEITSGS; translated from the coding sequence ATGCCAGAGCCACGCCGTATCGTCGTCCCTCCCCAGTCGGGCCGCTCCATCCACGTCAAACGCGGCGATCTCATCCGCATCATCGACCCTAAGGGTCAGCAGGTCGCCGATCTCTGGGCGTTCGCCACCGCCGATCAACTCGACTGGCTGAGCACGTCGCAGACCCGCGACATCACCGAGCGCCTTTTCCCCGGCATTGGCGACCATTTCTACAGTGCCGCCGCCAAGCCGATGCTGACACTGGTCGAGAATGCATCGCCCGGCCCGCATGACATGCTCTACCCCGCTTGTGACTCGGCCCTCTACGAACGCGCCGGCTTTCCCAACCACCCGAATTGCCGGGACAATCTGATGCAGGCGTTGGCCAGCGAGGGCATATTGCTGCCCTTTGCCCCCGATCCCGTCGATCTCTTCCAGAATTCCTTGCCGCAGCCGGACGGACGGCTGGTGGTCGAGGCCTCGATCAATCCGCCTGGCGGCAATGTGACGTTGCGCGCCGAACAGGATTTGCTGCTGGTGGTTACCGCCTGTTCGGTCGACTATTACCCGACCAATGGCGGGGTCTGCACCGAAATCGCCGTCGAGATCACCTCCGGATCGTGA
- a CDS encoding helix-turn-helix domain-containing protein, with product MDKRDLSAIFRERLKLLLTRSDLNQSAFASAVGIDRSALSQLMSGASTRLPRAETLLNIAAEFKVSLDWLLGLSQDEGVTGEIRESLEIEEARDGFDRTLLAKWFAEAAGTKIRYVPAGIPDLLRTHALVDYEANITNRSRLTQANETQYRIEYNRRPETDMEVCMPRHTLEIFARGLGVWDRFPEADRRQQLAHMATLLDDLYPTFRLFLYDGRMRYSIPLTIFGPYRAAIYVGDMYVVLNATQPVQALTQHFDNLIRVADINPHEAAAFARNLAGMSFPSGSV from the coding sequence GTGGACAAACGCGACCTGTCAGCAATCTTTAGGGAGCGTCTGAAGCTTCTCCTGACACGATCCGATCTCAACCAGTCGGCATTCGCGTCTGCTGTCGGCATCGATCGGTCGGCGCTATCGCAGCTGATGTCCGGCGCCTCGACGCGCCTGCCGCGTGCCGAAACGCTGCTCAACATCGCCGCTGAATTCAAGGTGTCGCTGGACTGGCTGCTTGGCCTCAGCCAGGACGAAGGTGTCACCGGTGAAATCCGCGAAAGCCTGGAGATCGAGGAAGCACGCGACGGTTTCGACCGCACGCTGCTCGCCAAATGGTTCGCCGAAGCGGCGGGCACCAAGATCCGCTATGTACCGGCCGGCATTCCCGATCTTCTGCGAACGCACGCGCTTGTCGACTACGAAGCCAACATCACCAACCGGAGCCGTCTGACGCAGGCTAACGAAACCCAGTACCGCATCGAATACAACCGGCGTCCTGAGACCGACATGGAGGTCTGCATGCCGCGCCACACGCTGGAGATTTTTGCGCGCGGCCTCGGCGTCTGGGACCGTTTTCCGGAGGCTGACCGCCGGCAGCAGCTCGCCCATATGGCGACGCTGCTTGACGATCTCTATCCGACCTTCCGCCTGTTCCTCTATGATGGCCGCATGCGGTATTCGATCCCGCTGACCATCTTCGGCCCTTACCGGGCCGCCATCTATGTCGGCGACATGTATGTCGTGCTGAACGCCACGCAACCGGTCCAGGCGCTGACCCAGCATTTCGACAATCTGATCCGCGTTGCCGACATCAACCCGCACGAGGCCGCCGCTTTCGCGCGCAATCTGGCCGGCATGTCGTTTCCATCAGGCTCTGTCTGA
- a CDS encoding fatty acid desaturase, whose translation MAGKSIKRRSATAIEWPTVVLAVFCYGTWLAAGFLLWPSYPILALLILGFVLALQSSIMHEVLHGHPTRSALINEAFVFLPIGLVWPFRRFKTLHLRHHADERLTDPLDDPESYYKALWHHDDLPPTMKFLLKINNTMAGRFFLGPWLSCIGFFIDDAKQIMAGDKAIRKAWLLHAIGLAIVAPIVQFGFGIPLWLYILAPVWLGQSLIAIRTFAEHQWSEHPEGRTVIIERSPLSFLFLNNNLHFVHHKTPTVAWYKLPKLFRDRRDEWLRMNNGYAYPNYFALIKAYAFKAKEPIVHPVLRRQAEPGRAFKPRIRARSINGLGSAPVPAEPPKE comes from the coding sequence ATGGCAGGCAAGAGCATCAAGCGACGCAGCGCAACGGCCATCGAGTGGCCGACCGTGGTCCTCGCAGTCTTCTGTTACGGAACGTGGCTCGCCGCCGGGTTCCTGCTCTGGCCGTCCTACCCGATCCTGGCTCTCCTCATTCTCGGCTTTGTCCTGGCACTGCAGTCGTCGATCATGCACGAAGTGCTGCATGGCCATCCGACGCGCAGCGCGTTGATCAACGAAGCCTTCGTCTTCCTGCCGATCGGCCTCGTCTGGCCGTTCCGCCGCTTCAAGACGCTGCACTTGCGCCACCATGCCGATGAGCGGCTGACCGATCCCCTCGACGATCCCGAGAGCTATTACAAGGCGCTGTGGCATCACGACGATCTGCCGCCGACGATGAAATTCCTGCTCAAGATCAACAACACCATGGCCGGTCGTTTCTTCCTCGGCCCCTGGCTGTCCTGCATCGGCTTCTTCATCGACGACGCCAAGCAGATTATGGCCGGCGACAAGGCGATCCGCAAAGCCTGGCTGCTGCATGCGATCGGCCTCGCCATCGTGGCCCCGATCGTGCAGTTCGGGTTCGGCATTCCGCTGTGGCTCTACATTCTGGCGCCGGTCTGGCTCGGCCAGTCGCTGATTGCGATCCGCACCTTTGCCGAGCATCAATGGTCGGAGCATCCGGAAGGCCGCACGGTGATCATCGAGCGCTCGCCGCTGTCGTTCCTGTTCCTCAACAACAATCTGCACTTCGTGCACCACAAGACGCCGACTGTGGCCTGGTACAAGCTGCCCAAGCTGTTTCGCGACCGCCGCGACGAGTGGCTGCGGATGAACAATGGTTATGCCTATCCGAACTATTTTGCGCTGATCAAAGCCTACGCTTTCAAGGCGAAGGAGCCGATCGTGCATCCGGTGCTGCGTCGCCAGGCCGAGCCGGGCAGGGCCTTCAAGCCGCGTATCAGGGCGCGCAGCATCAATGGGCTTGGCAGCGCACCGGTTCCGGCCGAGCCGCCAAAGGAATAA
- a CDS encoding phosphate/phosphite/phosphonate ABC transporter substrate-binding protein has product MSELIAALPMYDWPEVRGEVDAQWALLRDAFRQKGIDAPQTIVHRNGDLPPVPGGISDAEGKLIAPDPAALPPDELDHHKLWLHPALLFAQTCWGPMELGLSSHVQVVGQPSYDAFEGGRGELYSSALVMRTGEGPELRSPADGKASLPLDLIRSKRFTFNGTDSMSGIIGLTRDLQAAGESLDIFSSRSASGGHRASIVAVAEGKADIAAIDCESWALAQRFEPAARKVAIVGWTARRKGLPFITAATTPENTVRAMREALDGLSEQPRIQRVG; this is encoded by the coding sequence ATGAGTGAATTGATTGCGGCGTTGCCGATGTATGACTGGCCCGAAGTCCGCGGCGAGGTCGACGCGCAATGGGCGCTTTTGCGCGACGCCTTCCGGCAGAAGGGTATCGATGCGCCGCAAACCATCGTGCACCGCAATGGCGATCTGCCGCCGGTGCCGGGCGGTATTAGCGATGCCGAGGGCAAGCTGATCGCGCCCGATCCGGCGGCATTGCCGCCCGACGAACTCGATCATCACAAACTTTGGCTGCACCCGGCGCTGCTGTTCGCGCAGACGTGCTGGGGGCCGATGGAACTGGGTCTGTCGAGCCATGTGCAAGTGGTTGGCCAACCGAGCTACGACGCCTTTGAAGGCGGGCGGGGCGAACTCTATTCAAGCGCGCTGGTGATGCGGACGGGCGAGGGGCCGGAGCTCCGCTCACCCGCGGACGGCAAGGCCTCGCTGCCGCTCGATCTCATCCGCAGCAAGCGCTTCACTTTCAATGGCACCGATTCGATGTCTGGAATCATCGGGTTGACGCGCGATTTGCAGGCGGCCGGCGAAAGCCTCGACATCTTTTCCTCGCGCAGCGCAAGCGGTGGCCATCGCGCCTCGATCGTCGCCGTCGCGGAAGGTAAGGCTGATATAGCCGCGATCGACTGCGAAAGCTGGGCGCTGGCGCAGCGTTTCGAACCGGCGGCGCGGAAAGTGGCCATCGTCGGCTGGACGGCACGGCGCAAAGGCCTGCCCTTCATCACCGCCGCAACGACGCCGGAAAACACAGTCCGGGCCATGCGCGAGGCCCTTGACGGGTTATCCGAGCAGCCTCGCATCCAACGGGTAGGTTGA
- a CDS encoding M24 family metallopeptidase, which yields MDAAGAKGSFGRHRKIMPFVSGSVEALRDASRQKAASLNQHVLGYGVQAEAEWAAAGIAAPDLPAMRKYRLQRIRAELKRRGYAGALLYDPVNIRYATDSTNMQLWVAHNPTRHCFVATEGPVVLFDYFSCEHLSDHSGVVDEVRPAVSWMYLYGGELTEQKVRRWAAGIADLVREHGGGNNRIAVDHLNPEGVEELARLGISIGNGEAVMENARLIKSPDEILAMRRAIVACEAAMGEMEQALRPGISENELWAELHRGNIARGGEWIETRLLASGPRTNPWFQECSSRIIEAGDLVAFDTDLIGPYGFCADLSRTWLCGDTKPTNEQRDLFRIAADQIMHNTELMQPGISFRDLVERSVVPPGDCFPTRYGVLYHGVGLADEYPTLPHASDWTSDTPDGVLEPGMVLCVESYIGRLGGREGVKIEEQILITGTGNEQLSTYPLDARLLG from the coding sequence ATGGACGCCGCGGGGGCCAAAGGCAGCTTCGGTCGCCATCGCAAGATCATGCCGTTTGTATCAGGATCGGTCGAGGCTTTGCGCGACGCCTCCCGCCAGAAGGCGGCGTCACTCAACCAGCATGTGCTCGGCTATGGCGTCCAGGCTGAAGCGGAATGGGCGGCGGCAGGCATTGCCGCGCCCGATCTGCCGGCGATGCGCAAATACCGGCTGCAGCGGATCCGCGCCGAACTGAAGCGGCGCGGCTATGCCGGCGCCCTGCTCTATGACCCCGTCAACATCCGCTACGCCACCGACAGCACCAACATGCAGCTGTGGGTCGCGCACAATCCGACGCGTCATTGTTTCGTCGCCACCGAGGGGCCGGTGGTGCTGTTCGACTATTTTTCCTGCGAGCATCTGTCCGACCATTCCGGCGTCGTCGACGAGGTACGGCCAGCGGTATCTTGGATGTATCTCTATGGCGGTGAGCTGACCGAGCAGAAGGTCCGCCGCTGGGCCGCCGGTATTGCCGATCTGGTGCGGGAACATGGCGGCGGCAACAACCGCATCGCGGTCGATCACCTCAATCCGGAAGGTGTCGAGGAACTCGCCCGCCTCGGCATTTCGATCGGCAATGGCGAAGCGGTGATGGAGAATGCACGGCTGATCAAATCGCCTGATGAAATCCTCGCCATGCGCCGGGCGATCGTCGCTTGCGAGGCGGCAATGGGCGAGATGGAACAGGCGCTGAGGCCCGGCATCTCCGAGAACGAATTGTGGGCCGAACTGCATCGCGGCAACATTGCGCGCGGCGGCGAATGGATCGAGACGCGGCTGCTGGCGTCAGGCCCGCGCACCAATCCGTGGTTCCAGGAATGCTCGTCACGCATCATCGAGGCAGGCGACCTCGTTGCCTTCGATACCGACCTGATCGGCCCCTATGGCTTCTGCGCCGACCTGTCGCGCACCTGGCTGTGTGGCGATACAAAGCCGACCAACGAGCAGCGCGACCTGTTCCGCATCGCCGCCGACCAGATCATGCACAACACTGAATTAATGCAGCCAGGCATCTCGTTCCGCGACCTTGTCGAACGTTCGGTCGTGCCGCCGGGCGACTGCTTCCCGACGCGCTACGGCGTGCTCTATCACGGTGTTGGCCTGGCCGACGAATATCCTACACTGCCGCATGCCAGCGACTGGACGTCAGACACGCCGGACGGCGTGCTCGAACCAGGCATGGTGTTGTGCGTGGAAAGCTATATCGGCAGGCTTGGTGGGCGCGAGGGCGTCAAGATCGAGGAGCAGATCCTGATCACCGGGACCGGCAACGAGCAGCTTTCAACCTACCCGTTGGATGCGAGGCTGCTCGGATAA